From the genome of Calidithermus timidus DSM 17022, one region includes:
- a CDS encoding CoA-binding protein gives MNLEQYLRQARTIAVLGAHPDPARAAYFVPEYLRRVGYRILPVNPYFAGQELFGESVVAGLEEISVPVDILDIFRPSSALMEHLEAILKLRPGLVWLQSGIRNDAFAQQLEQAGIAVVQDRCLMVMHRSLRSKGAI, from the coding sequence ATGAACCTCGAACAATACCTGCGCCAGGCCCGTACCATCGCCGTGCTGGGAGCCCATCCCGACCCGGCCAGGGCCGCCTATTTTGTACCGGAGTACCTGCGCCGGGTGGGTTATCGCATCCTGCCGGTCAACCCCTACTTCGCCGGTCAGGAGCTATTTGGGGAAAGCGTGGTCGCAGGGCTCGAGGAGATCAGCGTCCCGGTGGACATTCTCGATATCTTCCGCCCTAGCAGCGCCCTAATGGAGCACCTCGAGGCCATCCTCAAGCTCCGGCCTGGGCTGGTCTGGCTACAGTCGGGCATCCGCAACGATGCCTTCGCCCAGCAACTCGAGCAGGCCGGCATCGCGGTGGTACAGGACCGCTGCTTGATGGTGATGCACCGCAGTTTGCGCTCAAAGGGGGCGATTTGA
- a CDS encoding ankyrin repeat domain-containing protein, which translates to MLTPELVREFVIAGHSDLEKVRRMLAEHPELLNQAHPWRPDDTETAIQGAAHVGNAAIAEYLLEQGTPLDICTAAMLGRLETVRAMLKANPRLAHSHGAHRIPLLPHAAHSGSVELVRLLFEAGATEGSSMALVHAVQRGHYRLASWLLEFARPDLGWKNFQGKTAHDLALERGDGELVALLEGHIRR; encoded by the coding sequence ATGCTAACCCCCGAGCTGGTGCGTGAGTTCGTGATCGCCGGGCACAGCGACCTGGAGAAGGTTCGGCGGATGCTGGCCGAGCACCCCGAGCTGCTCAACCAGGCCCACCCCTGGCGCCCTGACGACACCGAGACGGCCATACAGGGCGCGGCTCACGTGGGCAACGCGGCCATCGCCGAGTACCTGCTCGAGCAGGGCACCCCCCTCGACATCTGCACCGCGGCCATGCTGGGCCGGCTCGAGACGGTGCGGGCGATGCTCAAGGCTAATCCCCGCCTGGCTCACAGCCACGGAGCCCACCGCATCCCCCTGCTACCCCACGCTGCCCACAGCGGCAGCGTCGAGCTGGTCCGGCTGCTCTTCGAAGCCGGGGCCACCGAAGGCAGCAGCATGGCCCTAGTCCACGCCGTGCAGCGCGGCCACTACCGACTGGCAAGCTGGCTGCTGGAGTTCGCCCGGCCCGACCTGGGATGGAAGAATTTCCAGGGCAAGACCGCGCACGACCTGGCCCTCGAGCGCGGCGACGGAGAGCTGGTGGCGCTGCTCGAAGGCCACATCCGGCGATGA